DNA from Mesorhizobium loti R88b:
ATGATCTCGAGTTCCTCGCCAACCTTGACGATCCCGCGCTCGACGCGGCCGGTCACGACCGTGCCACGGCCCGAGATCGAGAACACGTCTTCGATCGGCATCAGGAACGGCTTGTCGAGCGGACGAACCGGCGTCGGGATGTAGGCGTCGACCGCAGCCATCAGCTCGCGGATCGCGTCTTCGCCGATCGTCTTGTTGGAATCTTCAAGAGCAGCCAGCGCCGAACCCTTGACGATCGGAATGTCGTCGCCGGGGAATTCGTTCTTCGACAGAAGCTCGCGAACCTCGAGCTCGACCAGTTCGAGCAGCTCGGCGTCGTCGACCTGGTCGACCTTGTTCAAAAACACCACGATCGACGGCACGCCGACCTGACGGGCAAGCAGGATGTGCTCGCGGGTCTGCGGCATCGGGCCGTCGGCGGCCGAAACGACCAGGATCGCGCCGTCCATCTGCGCGGCACCAGTGATCATGTTCTTCACATAGTCGGCGTGGCCGGGGCAGTCGACGTGGGCGTAGTGGCGGGCAGCCGTCTCGTATTCGACGTGAGCCGTCGAGATGGTGATGCCGCGGGCCTTCTCTTCGGGCGCCGCATCGATCTGGTCGTAGCGTTTGTACTCGCCAAAATACTTCGTGATCGCCGCCGTCAGCGACGTCTTGCCGTGATCGACGTGACCAATCGTGCCGACGTTCACATGAGGCTTGTTACGCTCGAATTTACCTTTTGCCATAGTCTCTTTCCTTGGACGGCCTTGACCTTCAGTTCAGTCGAATGCGGGGCGATTAGCGACAAAGGCCAAAAAACACAAGCGTCTTTTGGCCGGGTGCCGTCTCACTCAGTCCGAACCTGGGATCCGATTGCAGGGATGTGGCGCTGATATAGGAAGGCGAAGCGTGAAATGAAATGGGCGACAGGCCGATCGACCGAGGCCCGCATCAATTGCTACCATCGGCCAATCCCTGTCTGAGTTCACGGCCAGTTGATGGCCCATTGCGGTCGCTATCGAGGTCTGATCTCTTGATCCGATGCATTTCATTCCTGCCTCAATCCGCGGCCCGCTGTTCATGATCGTTTCGACCGGGTCGTACCTGGTCAACGATACGATGATGAAACTCGCAACCGCGGGGTTGCCGTCCTACGAAGTGCTTTTCCTGCGCGGCGCGGCGGCAACGCTCTGGGGTTTTCCGCTGTTGTTCCTGCTCGGTTACGGCAAACAGATTCCGCTGATCTTCGACAAACGGGTGCTGCGCCGGAACCTGCTCGAGCTGGCGGCGATCCTTTGTTACGTCGTGGCGCTCGCCAACATGCAGATCGCGGATTCCACGGCACTCGGACAAATCACGCCGCTGCTGATGCTGGTCGGCTCGTCGATCCTGTTTGGTGAACGCATCGGCGGCCAGCGCATGGCTCTGATCGGGATCGGCTTCGTCGGCGCGCTGATGGTGGCGCAGCCGACCATGCAAGGCATTTCGGTCTACGCCCTGCTGGCGCTCGGCAATGCCACGCTAGCAGCCGCGCGCGACCTTGCCGGCAGACACGTCCCGGCAGAGGTGCCGGGGATGATCGTGGCGATTTCCGCCGTCGTCGTGGTGCTGATCGGCGCCGGTGCCGCGCATCTGCTGTCCGAGCGCTGGGTCATGCCCGAGGCACGCCATTTGCTGCTGATGGCCGGCGCCGGGTTCTTTCTCATCTTCGGCCATTTCTTCATCTTCATGGCCTACCGCGTCGGGCCGACCAGCGCGGTGGCGCCGTTCTATTATTGCTTCACCGTCTGGGCGGTGATTTCAGGCCTGCTGGTGTTCGGGCAGTTTCCCAATACGCTGGCGGTCTGCGGCATCCTGCTGGTGGTCGCCAGCGGGCTGACCATCGTGTCGCTGGATCAGCGCAAGCGCAGGCTGACCGTCGTCGCCTAGCATCTCCATCCGAGCGCCTGTTTGTGATGTTGCATAGGCCAGATTGATCGTCTATTCAGCGATGTATCGCCTATCAGGCGAAGGCATGATCAATCAGCCACGGGAGCTTCCCCATGACCGATTTTGATCAGAACAGGAACTCCGACGCCGAGCACAGGCCGCCATTCGCAAGTCGCTGCTAGGCTGGGCGGTGTTCATCGCCGGAACGCTCATCTTCTTCGCCGCGGCCGATGCGGTGCTGATGCCATAGGCAAGCTGCCGCAAATACCGGCCTGAAGCTGGTCCTGCCTCAGCAAAATTTTGGAACTTCAGACGTTCTGGGCGACACCTGCAGCGGTCGACCGTTTCACGGAAACGGCGACCGCTCCAGGCCTTTTGTCTTGACGCAATTCCGGACGGAAAACCGTTTCACACTTTTCCTGGAATTGCTCTAAAGCGTCCGCCTTCCGCTGAACTGGTGGTAAGCCCACAGCACAACTATCGCGCCAACCACTGAGACGATCAGGCTGGAGATGTTGAGCCCGGTGACACCCACGCCAAAGATCTGGCTGCAGATCACGCCGCCGACGATGGCGCCGACAATGCCGAGCACGATATCCATGAGCAGACCCTGACCGGTCTTGTTGACGATCTTGCTGCCGATGAAGCCGGCGATTGCGCCGAGAATGATCCAGCTGATGATACCCATTTTTTCCTCTCCATCCCTCGCCAGCCCGACATTTTCATATGATTGTCAAAACCACAAGCGAGCTTGAAATCCCGCCCGGATGCGCCATTGTTGAAGATGGGCTGGGCTTGGTTGAAACGGAGGATCCACCTATGGGACTTTTTGACAACGCCGTTCCCGGCGGCAACATCACCAAACCACTGATGATCGCGCTCGGCGCGTTGCTGGTCGGAAAGATGCTGAGCGGCAGAAGCGCCGAACAGCCGGATCAAGCGCCTGCGCCAGCCGACCCAACCCCTGCCGGAACCACCGCCAGCGACGGCGGCCTGCTCGGCGGTCTGGGCGGCCTGCTCGACAAGCTCAGGGATGCCGGTCACGGCAACGCCGCCGACTCGTGGGTCGGCACCGGGCAGAACCAGTCGATCAACGCCAATGATCTCGGAGCAGCGCTTGGGCCGCAGGTCATCCGCGAGATCGCGCAGCGCACCGGAATGGATGAGGGAGAACTGCTCAAGCAGCTGTCCACGGCCCTGCCCGGCATCGTCGACAAGCTGACGCCGAACGGCCAGGTGCCGCAGCAGCACCAGGTGGCTTCCGCGTTCAACAGCTAGAGCTGCTCCCGCACTGAAGCGTTGCGCGCATCGCTGCGCAGCGCTTCGGCTTGCTCGTCATGTGATGAAAATCTGGAGCGGGTAGCGGGAATCGAACCCGCATATTCAGCTTGGAAGGCTGCTGCTCTACCACTGAGCTATACCCGCGCCTTGCACTGAAGTACCGGATTCACTGGAAAAGCGCCATGCGCTTTTCGTCTCCGATGCTTTTCGTGTTTTTACGTTTCAGGGCTTCCGGGCCGGCAGTGGTGGAGAGGGTTGGATTCGAACCAACGTAAGCTAAGCTAACGGATTTACAGTCCGTCCCCTTTAACCACTCGGGCACCTCTCCAGTCTGCCGCCGGAGCCATGCAACGAGGCATTCGCGCCAATTCGGACCCGAGTTGTGTCTTCTCCGAAACCAGCGAAGCGCCTTATGGCGGCAAGGCCATTGGGTGTCAACCGCGCAGGAAGGGTTTTTCGATGTTGTTCGCCGGCTGCGGCGACAGGGCATATCCTTGGCGGGAGGAGACGGCTATAGAAGCCGGCCATGAGCAACAATTCCAACACCCCCAAAGACACCCATTACGCCAAGCTGCGCCGCGCTTTTCGCGACGAGAAAAGCGGCGGCGCGCCGGCGTTCAAGCCACGCCAGCCCGTACCGCCCGGTGAAAACGCCGCCGACGGCCTGGTGCGGCTTTATGGCCTGCACACGGTGCGGGCGGCGCTCGACAATCCCCGGCGCAAGATCCGGAAAATGCTGGTGACGCGCAACGCGGCCGAGCGTCTTGAGATAGCCGATCTCGCCGCCCTGCCCTTCAAGACCGAACTGGTCGAACCCAGGGACATCGACAAGATCACCGGTTCGGACGCCGTGCACCAGGGCGTGCTGATCGAGGCGGAGCCGCTGAAGCCCAAGCGGCTCGATGCGCTCGGCGACGCAAAGCTGGTGCTGGTGCTCGACCAGGTCACCGATCCACACAATGTCGGCGCCATCCTGCGCTCGGCGGTCGCTTTCGGTGCCGGTGCGCTGATCACCACGGCGCGCCACAGCCCGCAGGAATCGGGCGTGCTGGCGAAAGCCGCTTCCGGGGCGCTCGAGCATATCGACCAGATCGAGGTGAAGAACCTCGCCGACGCGCTCGACCAGCTGCACGAGGCCGGCTTCCGCACCATCGGGCTTGATTCGGAGGGACCGGCGGAACTCGAGAAGAGCTTTGCCGGAGAAAAGATTGCCCTGGTGCTGGGCGCCGAAGGCAAGGGCCTGCGGCAAAAGACACGCGAGACGGTCACGACATTGGCACGGCTCGACATGCCCGGCGCGATCCATTCGCTCAACGTCTCGAATGCGGCGGCGATCAGCCTTTATGTCGCGCAGGCATTTTTGAAACGCAGCTGAGCCGAAAGCGGCCGGTCGTTCACCAAACATCTCGAAACGAGAAACGGGTTCCGGCGACAGCGCCGGAACCCGTTCTTGTGTAGGACAGGACGTGGCGGCTTGGGAACGTTGCGCCGCCCTCTCCTGACCTATGCCGCTTTACCTTTGACGTCGGCTGGCTCGCTGCCGATCTCGAAATCGGCCATCCGCTCCAGCGCCCTGACCAGGGCCGAATGATCCTCCTTAGCCCCGCCATTGGCCGCACAGGAGTTGAACAGCTGCTGCGTGGTCGAGGTGTTGGGCAGTGAAACGCCGAGCGTCTTGGCGCCCTCCAGTGCGAGGTTGAGATCCTTCTGGTGGAGTTCGATGCGGAAGCCGGGCGCGAAGGTGCGCTTGACCATGCGCTCGCCATGCACTTCGAGAATGCGCGAGGCTGCCAGCCCGCCCATCAGCGCCTGCCTGACCTTAGCCGGGTCGGCGCCGGCTTTCGATGCGAAAACAAGCGCTTCGGCGACGGCTTCAATGGTCAGCGCAACGACGATCTGGTTGGCGACCTTGGTGGTCTGGCCGACACCGTTCGGCCCGACCAGAGTGATGTTCTTGCCCATCTTTTCGAAGATAGGCCTGGCGCGCTCGAACGGTTTTTCCTCGCCGCCGACCATGATGGTGAGGGATGCCGCCTTGGCGCCGACCTCGCCACCCGACACCGGCGCGTCGAGATAGTCGCAGTCGAGATCGTTGATCTTCCTGGCAAAGGTCTTGGTCTCGATCGGCGAGATCGAGCTCATGTCGATGACCAGCTTGCCCTTGGTCAGGCCCGATGCGACGCCGTTGTCGCCGAACAGCACCTCGGCGACCTGCGGGGTGTCTGGTACCATGGTGATGATGATGTCGGCGGCTTTTGCCACGGCGGCATGGCCGGTAACGGTCTTCAGCCCCTTGGCGATGAGATCGACCGGTGGCTTCGAGCGGTGCCCGCTGGCGATGACCTTGTAGCCGGCATCCAGCAGATGCCCCGCCATCGGCGCGCCCATGATGCCGAGGCCGATGAAGCCGATGGTTTCCATGATGATTCTCCGTCCCTTGTTAGGTCGCGTTCTGTCGCGCCCCTCTCTGTCCTGCCCGACATCTCCCCCACATGGGGGGCTTCAGCGCCGGCTCCTACGCCGCAGCACTTCCCTGCCCGGCCAGGTCCCGGAACCAACCCAAGCCAGCCTCCGTCCCTGCCTTCGGCTTGTACTCAGCCCCGATCCAGCCGGAATAGCCGATGCGGTCGATGTGATCGTAGAGGAAGGGATAATTGATCTCGCCCGTCCCCGGCTCGTGACGGCCGGGATTGTCCGCAAGCTGGATATGCGCGATGCGGCCGAGGTTTGTCTCGATCTTACGGGCGAGATCCCCCTCCATGATCTGCATGTGATAGATGTCATATTGCAGGAACAGGTTCTTCGAGCCGACGCGGTCGATCAGCGCCAGCGCCTGGTCCGAATAGTTGAGGAAGAAGCCCGGAATGTCGCGGGTGTTGATCGGCTCGATCAAAAGCCGGATGCCGGCCTGCTCCAGTTTCTCCGCCGCGAAGGCGAGGTTTTCGGCAAACACATCCTCGAGCACCTTGCGGTCGGCGCCGGCGGGCGCGATGCCGGCCAGGCAATTGACCTGCGGGCAGCCGAGCGCCTGTGCGTAGGCGATCGCCTTGGCGATGCCCTGACGAAATTCCGGCACGCGGTCCGGCAGCACGGCAATGCCGCGCTCGCCCTTGCCCCATTCGCCGGCCGGCAGGTTGAACAGCACCTGCGTCAGGCCATTCTTCTTCAGCCTCGCGGCCACCACTTCGGGCGCGTGGTCGTAGGGGCCAATATATTCGACGCCCTTGAAGCCGGCGCGGGCGGCGGCATCGAAGCGGTCGAGGAACTCATGCTCGCCAAAGAGCATCGACAGATTGGCTGAAAAACGCGGCATTTTTTTCTCCTAATCCAGCATCACGATCGCGGTCGGCGCATCCTCATGGCTTTCGGCAAGGTCCTCGAATTCGGTGATCTTGTCGATCTCGGTGCCCATCGAGATGTTGGTGACGCGTTCGAGGATGAATTCGAGCACGACCGGAACCCGGTGCTCCTTCATCAGTTGCTGCGCCAGCTTAAAAGCGCCGGCAAACTCCTCCGGCTTGCGCACCCGGACCGCCTTGCAGCCCATCGCCTCGGCAACGGCGACATGGTCGACGCCGTAGCCGGCCTCGGGATCATCTGTGCGGTTGATGTTCTCGAAGGCCAGACTGACCTCGTAATCCATTGAGAAGCCGCGCTGCGCCTGGCGGATCAGGCCGAGATAGGCGTTGTTCACGACGACGTGGATGTAGGGCAGCTTGTGTTGTGCGCCGACCGCCAGTTCCTCGATCATGAACTGGAAATCATAGTCGCCCGACAGCGCCACGATGGTGCGGTCCGGATCTGCGGCACGCACGCCAAGCGCTGCCGGCAAGGTCCAGCCGAGCGGGCCGGCCTGGCCGCAATTGATCCAGTTGCGCGGCTTGTAGACATGCAGGAACTGCGCGCCAGCGATCTGCGACAGGCCGATCGTGGTGACATAGGTGACGTCGCGGCCGAACGCCTTGTTCATCTCCTCGTAGATGCGTTGCGGCTTCAGCGGCACCTGGTCGAAATGCGTCTTGCGCTTCATCGTCTTCTTGCGGGCCTGGCACTCCTTCCCCCAGCCCGACCAATCGCGCAATTTGCCAGCCGTCTTCCACTCGGTGGCGACGTCGAGCAGCATCTTCAGTGCGGCACCCGCATCCGAGACGACGCCGAGGTCCGGCGCGAAGACACGGCCGATCTGCGTAGGCTCGATGTCGACATGGATGAATTTTTTGCCCTTGGTGTAGACGTCGACCGAACCGGTGTGACGGTTGGCCCAGCGGTTGCCAATGCCGAAGACGAAATCGGCCTCGAGCATCGTGGCATTGCCATAGCGGTGCGAGGTCTGCAGCCCACACATGCCGGCCATCAGCCGGTGATCGTCTGGGATCGCACCCCAACCCATCAGCGTCGGGATGACGGGCACGCCGGAGATTTCGGCGAACTCGATCAGCAGATCCGACGCATCGGCATTGATGATGCCGCCACCGGCGACGATCAGCGGCTTTTCGGCCGCATTGAGCATCGCCAGTGCCTTTTCGGCCTGGGCACGCGTCATCGCCGGCTTGAACGGGACCAGCGGCTCATAGGTTTCGATATCGAACTCGATCTCGGCCAGTTGGACATCGACCGGCAAATCGATCAGAACCGGCCCGGGACGCGACGAGCGCATGAGATGGAATGCCTTCTGCAGCGCCATCGGCACGAGATAAGGCTCCATGACGGTGACCGCCCATTTGGCGACCGGTGCGGCGATGGCAGCGATGTCGACCGCTTGGAAATCCTCCTTGTTCAACCGCGCGCGCGGCGCCTGGCCGGTGATGCAGAGGATCGGAATGGAATCGGCCGCCGCCGAGTAAAGTCCGGTGATCATGTCGGTGCCGGCCGGCCCCGAAGTGCCTATGCACAGCCCGATATTGCCTGCCTTGGCTCGCGTATAGCCTTCCGCCATGTGCGAGGCGCCCTCGACGTGGCGAGCCAACACATGGCGGATCGTGCCCCTTGCCTTCAGCGCCGAATAGAGCGGATTGATCGCCGCGCCCGGCACGCCGAAAGCACAGGAAATGCCTTCTTTTTCGAGAACGAGAACGGCGGCATCGACAGCGCGCATCCTGGCCATTTTTCCGGCCCTCCACAGGGTTTGTCATTGTTGGATGGCCAAGAATGTCAGCACGTCGGCTATTTTTCAATTTTTTCAGAATATTTTTTCATTTCTAGAAAACGGCGACTGAATGCTGATTTTATTGACTTTTCGGTTTTCCAAGAATTTGCCTTCCCGCCCGAGTGAAAAAATTTTTCATTGCTTGTTTGGTGAAATCAGCAAGGATGGCGCCATGGATACGACCGAAAAACGCCAGCGCGGCCGGCCGCGCGCTTTCAACGGGCCTGCCGAGGCCAGTTCGGTGCAGTCGCTCGACCGGGCCTTGCGCATCCTGGCCATTGTCGCTGAGGGCAGCGGCCTGTCGCTGAGCGAAATATCAGCGCAGAGCGGCCTTGCCGCCTCCACCGCCTACCGCATGCTGACGACACTGCAAAACCACGGCATGGTCGAGTTCGATACGTCAGACCAGTTGTGGTCGATCGGCGTCGAGACCTACCGCATGGGCGCGGCCTTTCTGCGCCGCCGCAAGCTGGTCGACCGTGCCCGCATCGTCATGCAGGAGCTGATGGAAAAGACCGGCGAGACCGCCAATCTCGGCGTCGCCGAGGATGATTGCGTGGTGTTTGTCAGCCAGGTCGAGACACATCAGGCGATCCGCGCCTTCTTCCGGCCGGGGACGCGCAGCCCGTTCCACGCGTCGGGCATCGGCAAGGCGGTGCTGGCGCATCTCGAACCGGAGCGCGTAGGCATCATCTTGCGCAAGGCCGGACTGCAGCGTTTCACCGACAAGACGCTGTCCGAGATCCCTGCCCTTGCCCACGATCTGGCTGTCATCAAGCAGCGTGGCTGGTCTGTCGATGACGAGGAACGGCATCCCGGCATGCGTTGCGTGGCGGCCGCCATCTTCAATGAATTCGGCGAGCCGATCGGCGGCGTCTCGGTGTCGGGGCCAACCGTGCGGGTGACGCCGGAGCGGCTGGCCGAGATCGGACCGATGGTGCGCGGTGCCGCAGCTGAGGTGACCAGGATGATCGGCGGTGTGCAAGCCGGCTGATCAGCTTGCCCCGGGCAGCGCACTCCTCGTCGCAATATCGAAGAAATCGAGCAGGATAGCCATGCCGACACCACAGGCGGTGAAGATGAGGCCTGCGATGAAGATGCGGTTGGCGCGTTCATAGACACGCCGCTGCAGGGACTTGATGTCGAGCAGCAGCGACAGCGCCCGCATCTGCAAGGCGATCCCGGCCAGGATCGGCAGAACGGCGACAAGATGGTAGGCCCGCCAAGGGATCGGGTTGGCGGCCCAATGAGTGATGAACCCAAGCGAAAATGCCAGCAGGATGCCGACAGTGGTGACGGTGCCGTTGCGGAAAACCGTCTCGATCAGGTCTTCCCTGGGATCCTGCTCGTCCAAGCCACCCTCCCTCAACCGGCCATCGGGGTAGACTAGACTCTGCTAAAATCGCTGTATAGCGCCCGCCAGATCGGATTTCACCGCCTTGCCGTGGCGTTCGAATGCATGCGAAAGGGCGCGGATGAGGAAAACGCTTCAGCTTTTGCTTATCGCTTCGCTTTACGGATGCGTAGCGACGACACCTCAACCCGATGCCGGCGATCAACGCGTCGACCCTATTCCGTTCTCGCTCGCGCTTGAGGAGATCGTCACCACCGGCATTCGTCAGCGCTTGCCAGATCCTGCTTCCGCCAGGTTCGGCAGGACGCTTGCCGGCGAGCGGACGCTGAACGGCCGCAGGGAGATTGTGGTCTGCGGCTTCGTCAACGGCAAGGGTCCGCCCGACGGCTCTGGCGGCGACCAAGCCTTCATTGCCAAGATCTACCCGGATTCGGGAAGCAGCTTCGAACTCGTCACCATGGGCAGCGCTTCGGAAACGCGGCGTCTCGTCGGCAGGACCTGCAGCGCTGCCGGATTGCCGATCGCCGATTCCGACCTGAATATGCAACTGTAACTATCTGTGAGACGAACGAAAGAGGGGCTCGCGCGAGCCCCTCTTTTGTTGCGGAAATGGTCCTCCTCTCAGAGCCGGCAGTAGTGGCTGTAGCCGTCATGGCCGATGTAGGTGTCGGAGTCCGGATCGTAGCTCGAATAACGGTCGAAGCAGCGGCGGACGTGCCAGGAACCTCCGTCTTCGTCGACATAGACGGTGCGCGGCGGCTGCTGAGCGAGCAGGCTGCCCAGGACAAACCCGCCAACGCCGGCGGCGATGCCGATGCCGAGGTCGTGGTGATGCGAATGGGCCGCCGAAGGCTGGACGGTGCCGACCAATGCGGTGGCGGCGACGGTGGAGGCGATGAGGCCAGAAACGAGTGTGCGCTTGAACATGACGATCTCCTTGGTTTGGTTACCGAGGCGATCCATCCGCCTCTTGATCATCTGTCGCTGCGACAACGAAAAAGGTTCGAATATTTTTTCGAACAGA
Protein-coding regions in this window:
- the tuf gene encoding elongation factor Tu, which gives rise to MAKGKFERNKPHVNVGTIGHVDHGKTSLTAAITKYFGEYKRYDQIDAAPEEKARGITISTAHVEYETAARHYAHVDCPGHADYVKNMITGAAQMDGAILVVSAADGPMPQTREHILLARQVGVPSIVVFLNKVDQVDDAELLELVELEVRELLSKNEFPGDDIPIVKGSALAALEDSNKTIGEDAIRELMAAVDAYIPTPVRPLDKPFLMPIEDVFSISGRGTVVTGRVERGIVKVGEELEIIGIRPTTKTTCTGVEMFRKLLDQGQAGDNIGALLRGVDREGVERGQVLAKPGTVKPHKKFVAEAYILTKDEGGRHTPFFTNYRPQFYFRTTDVTGIVSLPEGTEMVMPGDNITVDVELIVPIAMEEKLRFAIREGGRTVGAGIVVTIKE
- a CDS encoding DMT family transporter encodes the protein MHFIPASIRGPLFMIVSTGSYLVNDTMMKLATAGLPSYEVLFLRGAAATLWGFPLLFLLGYGKQIPLIFDKRVLRRNLLELAAILCYVVALANMQIADSTALGQITPLLMLVGSSILFGERIGGQRMALIGIGFVGALMVAQPTMQGISVYALLALGNATLAAARDLAGRHVPAEVPGMIVAISAVVVVLIGAGAAHLLSERWVMPEARHLLLMAGAGFFLIFGHFFIFMAYRVGPTSAVAPFYYCFTVWAVISGLLVFGQFPNTLAVCGILLVVASGLTIVSLDQRKRRLTVVA
- a CDS encoding GlsB/YeaQ/YmgE family stress response membrane protein, translating into MGIISWIILGAIAGFIGSKIVNKTGQGLLMDIVLGIVGAIVGGVICSQIFGVGVTGLNISSLIVSVVGAIVVLWAYHQFSGRRTL
- a CDS encoding YidB family protein, which translates into the protein MGLFDNAVPGGNITKPLMIALGALLVGKMLSGRSAEQPDQAPAPADPTPAGTTASDGGLLGGLGGLLDKLRDAGHGNAADSWVGTGQNQSINANDLGAALGPQVIREIAQRTGMDEGELLKQLSTALPGIVDKLTPNGQVPQQHQVASAFNS
- the rlmB gene encoding 23S rRNA (guanosine(2251)-2'-O)-methyltransferase RlmB, with the translated sequence MSNNSNTPKDTHYAKLRRAFRDEKSGGAPAFKPRQPVPPGENAADGLVRLYGLHTVRAALDNPRRKIRKMLVTRNAAERLEIADLAALPFKTELVEPRDIDKITGSDAVHQGVLIEAEPLKPKRLDALGDAKLVLVLDQVTDPHNVGAILRSAVAFGAGALITTARHSPQESGVLAKAASGALEHIDQIEVKNLADALDQLHEAGFRTIGLDSEGPAELEKSFAGEKIALVLGAEGKGLRQKTRETVTTLARLDMPGAIHSLNVSNAAAISLYVAQAFLKRS
- a CDS encoding 2-hydroxy-3-oxopropionate reductase, which gives rise to METIGFIGLGIMGAPMAGHLLDAGYKVIASGHRSKPPVDLIAKGLKTVTGHAAVAKAADIIITMVPDTPQVAEVLFGDNGVASGLTKGKLVIDMSSISPIETKTFARKINDLDCDYLDAPVSGGEVGAKAASLTIMVGGEEKPFERARPIFEKMGKNITLVGPNGVGQTTKVANQIVVALTIEAVAEALVFASKAGADPAKVRQALMGGLAASRILEVHGERMVKRTFAPGFRIELHQKDLNLALEGAKTLGVSLPNTSTTQQLFNSCAANGGAKEDHSALVRALERMADFEIGSEPADVKGKAA
- the otnI gene encoding 2-oxo-tetronate isomerase, whose amino-acid sequence is MPRFSANLSMLFGEHEFLDRFDAAARAGFKGVEYIGPYDHAPEVVAARLKKNGLTQVLFNLPAGEWGKGERGIAVLPDRVPEFRQGIAKAIAYAQALGCPQVNCLAGIAPAGADRKVLEDVFAENLAFAAEKLEQAGIRLLIEPINTRDIPGFFLNYSDQALALIDRVGSKNLFLQYDIYHMQIMEGDLARKIETNLGRIAHIQLADNPGRHEPGTGEINYPFLYDHIDRIGYSGWIGAEYKPKAGTEAGLGWFRDLAGQGSAAA
- the gcl gene encoding glyoxylate carboligase; protein product: MARMRAVDAAVLVLEKEGISCAFGVPGAAINPLYSALKARGTIRHVLARHVEGASHMAEGYTRAKAGNIGLCIGTSGPAGTDMITGLYSAAADSIPILCITGQAPRARLNKEDFQAVDIAAIAAPVAKWAVTVMEPYLVPMALQKAFHLMRSSRPGPVLIDLPVDVQLAEIEFDIETYEPLVPFKPAMTRAQAEKALAMLNAAEKPLIVAGGGIINADASDLLIEFAEISGVPVIPTLMGWGAIPDDHRLMAGMCGLQTSHRYGNATMLEADFVFGIGNRWANRHTGSVDVYTKGKKFIHVDIEPTQIGRVFAPDLGVVSDAGAALKMLLDVATEWKTAGKLRDWSGWGKECQARKKTMKRKTHFDQVPLKPQRIYEEMNKAFGRDVTYVTTIGLSQIAGAQFLHVYKPRNWINCGQAGPLGWTLPAALGVRAADPDRTIVALSGDYDFQFMIEELAVGAQHKLPYIHVVVNNAYLGLIRQAQRGFSMDYEVSLAFENINRTDDPEAGYGVDHVAVAEAMGCKAVRVRKPEEFAGAFKLAQQLMKEHRVPVVLEFILERVTNISMGTEIDKITEFEDLAESHEDAPTAIVMLD
- the bhcR gene encoding HTH-type transcriptional regulator BhcR, producing MDTTEKRQRGRPRAFNGPAEASSVQSLDRALRILAIVAEGSGLSLSEISAQSGLAASTAYRMLTTLQNHGMVEFDTSDQLWSIGVETYRMGAAFLRRRKLVDRARIVMQELMEKTGETANLGVAEDDCVVFVSQVETHQAIRAFFRPGTRSPFHASGIGKAVLAHLEPERVGIILRKAGLQRFTDKTLSEIPALAHDLAVIKQRGWSVDDEERHPGMRCVAAAIFNEFGEPIGGVSVSGPTVRVTPERLAEIGPMVRGAAAEVTRMIGGVQAG
- a CDS encoding BA14K family protein; the protein is MFKRTLVSGLIASTVAATALVGTVQPSAAHSHHHDLGIGIAAGVGGFVLGSLLAQQPPRTVYVDEDGGSWHVRRCFDRYSSYDPDSDTYIGHDGYSHYCRL